The Papaver somniferum cultivar HN1 unplaced genomic scaffold, ASM357369v1 unplaced-scaffold_32, whole genome shotgun sequence DNA segment AGGCTGGTGGAGCGGCATGTTCAGCAGACGGGGAGATTGGATTGAGTTTAGGatgctttttctttttcatttctctGGCTCGGGGAGAGGCTGGTGGAGCGGCTTGTTCAGCACAGGGGGAGACCGGATTGAATTTAGGgtgctttttctttttcatttctctGGCTCGTGGAGCTGCATGTTCAGCAGTAGGGGAGATGGGATTGAATTTCGGAtgctttttctttttcagttttcCTGATGGATGATAAGGAAATTGTGGAGCCGTGGTTTCAATACTGGGGGCGACAACTGCAGGAGCCTGTGGAGCCATAGGTTCAACATAAGGAGGAGTTTGTGGAGCTTCCATCATTGTTGATGCTATTATTGGTGAAGATGCGGGCGCCATTTCCGGTGCCTCTGCTGGTGCAATCTCTTCTAAATCTACTTGTACATTGTACCAAAAGCCAATTACTTTCTGTCTCGATTCATTATGTCGATAAAACATAAAAGGATTTGATTATTTAAACTGCCATATACCTTCATCTTCCCGGTAGGCAATGCAGCATATGCATGTTGCATCTCCTCGATAGCCAGAGCGACAAAAAGATCCTAAAAAAGCTTGCTTGTGGTAATTCATACATCTGTCTGAACAACCAGAACAGCCACCAGGGAGATGAGCCCAAGCGGCAGCTTCGTTTTCACATTGTTGAGTGCCCTCTGATCTTGACATCTCTACACACAAGCCATGCCAAAGTAGAAATCAATATTAGTCTATCTGTATTTGTACTGACCTCAAATGCAAATAGAGACTCATCCATAAACTGGATTCATAAAGAAAGGCAAATACTTACAGGAGACGGATAGAGCAACCATCACAATGAAGAAACCTACAAAAGAAGCAGAAATGTTAGCCATGACTACAAGTTTATTATTTGCTGCGAGTGTGAGATAGAATGTCAAATGAAACTAGTGACGGCTATTTATATTGCATTACCATCGACTTATATTGATTCTATTTTAAATCAGTTTGTCAACTGTCTACCGATAGATTTAGCTAACTTTCCGTTTagatttttaataaatgatttccGCCACTACCAGGTCGGTTCCTTGGGTGAAATCTCGATCTACAGTACAATGCAAGTTGTGCCAGTTCACAGATGAGGTTTGACCTTTCTTTTAAACAAATGGAAAATTTATTCGGCAGTACTTGCCATAAGAAATGCAGATACCAGGTGGTTCTTAGTACAAATTCGAAACCATACAGCATTCATACATATTTCATTATGTCTACATAGTGAAAATGTATGGTGTGGGTTCCGATTCCACGATATGTATCAACCAGCACCCTGATTTTTTCAAACCAGTTCAGAGATGGCTAGAAATATTGCACTTAACTGGCTACCTCACTTTTTCAATTTTGGAGGTCTGCTCTTGCAAGAAAGGACCTCCCTCTTTGATGAAAATTCATCAGATAAAGCAATTGATGGAGTCAATACAGCATATTTTAGTGTTACAATTTGAATTACACATTCAGTAGGAATTCAGTGAAACATCCACAAAAATgaggataaaaaaaataaaaaataaaattgatggaACTTGCATAGAAACACTAGTTTGTCAATAGTAAAACTCAGTTTCGTGCCAATTGGTCTCACCAACAAGACAAGGTGAAAGTTTGAACGTTAAGAACCC contains these protein-coding regions:
- the LOC113341875 gene encoding DNA-directed RNA polymerase II subunit 1-like, whose amino-acid sequence is MSRSEGTQQCENEAAAWAHLPGGCSGCSDRCMNYHKQAFLGSFCRSGYRGDATCICCIAYREDEDLEEIAPAEAPEMAPASSPIIASTMMEAPQTPPYVEPMAPQAPAVVAPSIETTAPQFPYHPSGKLKKKKHPKFNPISPTAEHAAPRAREMKKKKHPKFNPVSPCAEQAAPPASPRAREMKKKKHPKLNPISPSAEHAAPPASPRARELKKKKHLKIDPISPSARHAAAPASPRAREMKKEKHPKINPAYPGVDDEASPASPRAKKVKKERYPEMDLISPDVEHATQTFPQAKKLKKEKHPKIDH